Proteins co-encoded in one Arachis hypogaea cultivar Tifrunner chromosome 13, arahy.Tifrunner.gnm2.J5K5, whole genome shotgun sequence genomic window:
- the LOC112736358 gene encoding vesicle-associated membrane protein 714, producing MAILYALVARGTVVLAEFSAVTGNTGAVARRILEKLPAEAESRLCFSQDRYIFHILRSDGLSYLCMANDTFGRRIPFSYLEDIQMRFMKNYGRVAQFAPAYAMNDEFSRVLHQQMEFFSSNPSADTLNRVRGEVGEIRTIMVDNIEKILERGDRIELLVDKTATMQDSAFHFRKQSKRLRRALWMKNFKLLALLTCLIVLLLYLIIAACCGGITLPSCRS from the exons ATGGCGATCCTCTATGCCTTGGTGGCCAGGGGCACAGTGGTGCTGGCGGAGTTCAGCGCTGTCACCGGGAATACTGGCGCTGTGGCACGCCGCATCCTGGAGAAGCTCCCGGCGGAGGCCGAGTCCAGGCTCTGCTTTTCTCAGGACCGATACATCTTCCACATACTCCGTTCCGATGGCCTCTCATACCTCTGTATGGCCAACGACACCTTCGGAA GGAGAATCCCTTTTTCATACTTAGAAGATATCCAAATGAGGTTTATGAAGAACTACGGTAGAGTGGCCCAATTTGCACCAGCCTATGCTATGAATGATGAGTTTTCAAGAGTTCTTCACCAGCAAATGGAATTCTTTTCTAGCAATCCTAGTGCTGATACCCTCAATCGTGTCAGGGGTGAAGTTGGTGAG ATACGCACTATCATGGTGGACAATATTGAGAAAATATTGGAGAGAGGCGATCGAATTGAGCTTCTTGTTGATAAGACCGCGACAATGCAAGACAGTGCATTTCACTTTAGGAAACAATCAAAGCGCCTTCGAAGAGCTCTTTGGATGAAAAATTTCAAACTCCT GGCGCTATTGACTTGCTTGATTGTTCTCTTACTTTACCTTATTATCGCTGCTTGTTGTGGAGGCATCACTCTACCATCATGCAGATCCTAG